The following coding sequences are from one Gossypium raimondii isolate GPD5lz chromosome 4, ASM2569854v1, whole genome shotgun sequence window:
- the LOC105779659 gene encoding ethylene-responsive transcription factor ERF054 gives MADEIEKVKEIAKGKGVDFGVELERQQWKPVFDEASISQRPLKKIRSPQRRHHHLVHSSVSYPSLPSSRLVFPFAFDGSFDSMSLPWQPQNQQHMISFSPQPHQQQQQQLLQYCSGALNLSPRGGMMGRLGQPVQPIHTSKLYRGVRQRQWGKWVAEIRLPRERTRLWLGTFDTAEDAALAYDRKAFKLRGKNARLNFPELFFKKDKDTSPSSPEPNQNQNLPKQEHESPKLQSANMESMSQGDNPGSEPTTKDMVQMTAEEGDSGSQASMWEDMALAEAWFNAFPEEWGPLNPVWDDIDAANNLLSPSNLSFTNQNQQDFSEFDHQKQQDSSSTSCPKKPFF, from the coding sequence ATGGCTGATGAGATAGAGAAGGTGAAAGAGATTGCCAAAGGCAAGGGTGTTGATTTTGGGGTGGAACTGGAGAGGCAGCAATGGAAGCCAGTTTTTGATGAAGCTTCCATTTCACAAAGACCTCTTAAGAAGATCCGTAGCCCTCAACGTCGACACCACCACCTTGTTCATTCCTCTGTTTCTTATCCTTCTTTGCCATCTTCTAGACTAGtttttccttttgcttttgatGGTTCTTTTGATTCAATGTCCCTCCCATGGCAGCCACAAAATCAACAACACATGATTTCCTTTAGTCCTCAGCCCCaccagcagcagcagcagcagcttCTTCAATACTGTAGTGGTGCGTTGAATTTGAGTCCAAGAGGGGGGATGATGGGCAGGTTGGGGCAACCAGTGCAGCCTATACATACTAGCAAGCTTTATAGAGGCGTAAGGCAGAGGCAGTGGGGCAAATGGGTAGCTGAAATTCGTCTTCCTCGAGAAAGGACTCGCCTTTGGCTTGGCACCTTCGATACAGCTGAAGATGCTGCTTTAGCCTATGATAGGAAAGCATTCAAGTTGAGAGGAAAGAATGCAAGGCTCAATTTCCCTGAGCTTTTCTTCAAAAAAGATAAAGATACCTCTCCAAGTTCACCAGAACCAAACCAAAACCAGAACCTCCCAAAACAAGAACATGAAAGTCCAAAATTGCAGTCTGCAAATATGGAATCGATGTCTCAAGGAGATAATCCTGGCAGTGAGCCTACAACTAAAGATATGGTGCAGATGACAGCAGAGGAAGGTGATTCTGGTTCTCAGGCATCCATGTGGGaagatatggcattggcagagGCTTGGTTCAATGCATTCCCAGAAGAATGGGGGCCTTTAAATCCTGTATGGGACGACATAGATGCTGCAAACAACCTTCTTTCACCGTCAAACCTTAGTTTCACCAATCAAAACCAACAAGACTTTAGTGAGTTTGATCACCAAAAACAACAAGACAGTTCTTCCACTTCTTGTCCAAAGAAACCCTTCTTTTAG
- the LOC105780950 gene encoding uncharacterized protein LOC105780950, translated as MIFDSGSTQSNLDCFLHCTTPTIKSHFLCKSEIRNLNRLWHPWEREKVEYFTLGDLWNCYDEWSAYGAGVPIGLNSNETLVQYYVPYLSAIQIFTSSREETESGDGERDSISDSYSDESELWRWDGCSSEEGGSDQDSLWHVNNRLGYLYFQYFERTTPYGRVPLMDKINGLSRRYPGLISLRSVDLSPASWMAVAWYPIYHIPMGRTIKDLSTCFLTYHTLSSSFQDMNPEDNIENPKKKRNEGDDISLLPFGLATYKMQGDVWVSGSCGQDLERLMSLLSVADSWLKQLRVEHHDFNYFTGIRRG; from the exons ATGATTTTCGACTCTGGGTCAACGCAATCTAACCTCGATTGTTTCCTCCATTGCACCACGCCTACTATCAAATCCCACTTCCTCTGCAAG AGCGAGATTAGGAACCTTAATCGTTTATGGCACCCTTGGGAGAGAGAAAAAGTTGAATATTTCACGTTGGGTGATCTTTGGAATTGTTACGACGAGTGGAGTGCGTACGGTGCCGGGGTTCCCATCGGTTTGAACAGCAACGAAACCTTGGTTCAATACTACGTCCCTTACCTCTCTGCAATCCAAATATTCACCAGCAGTAG AGAAGAAACAGAATCAGGCGATGGCGAGAGGGATTCTATTAGTGATTCTTATAGTGATGAAAGCGAGTTATGGAGATGGGACGGTTGTTCATCGGAGGAAGGTGGCTCCGATCAAGACAGCCTTTGGCATGTCAATAATAGATTGGGTTacctttattttcaatatttcgAAAGAACTACACCTTATGGAAGGGTTCCACTCATGGATAAG ATTAATGGATTATCAAGAAGATACCCTGGTTTGATCTCATTGAGGAGTGTAGATCTTTCTCCAGCTAGTTGGATGGCGGTTGCCTG GTACCCAATTTATCATATTCCAATGGGAAGGACCATAAAAGACTTGTCTACATGCTTCCTTACTTACCACACTTTATCATCTTCTTTCCAAG ATATGAATCCTGAAGATAACATTGAAAATCCTAAAAAGAAACGAAACGAAGGGGACGATATATCACTTTTGCCATTTGGTTTAGCCACTTACAAGATGCAAGGCGACGTGTGGGTGTCAGGCAGTTGCGGCCAAGACCTAGAGCGATTAATGTCGCTTTTGAGTGTGGCTGATTCATGGCTCAAGCAACTTAGGGTCGAACACCATGACTTCAATTATTTCACCGGAATTCGACGTggctaa
- the LOC105779658 gene encoding protochlorophyllide reductase produces the protein MALQAASLLPPTISILKEAKSNACLKETTLFGVPFSTHFSFPLHLTQELRKKGVAAGIVRAQTAATTPAVDRAAPQGKKTLRKGTVIITGASSGLGLATAKALAETGEWHVIMACRNFLKAEKAAKSVGITKENYSVMHLDLASLESVRQFADTFRRSGRPLDALVCNAAVYLPTAKEPTYTAEGFELSVGTNHLGHFLLARLLLDDLKQSDYPYKRLIIVGSITGNTNTLAGNVPPKANLGDLRGLAGGLNGIQSSAMIDGGDFDGAKAYKDSKVCNMLTMQEFHRRYNEETGITFASLYPGCIATTGLFREHIPLFRLLFPPFQKYITKGYVSEEEAGGRLAQVVSDPSLTKSGVYWSWNKNSESFENQLSKEASDAEKARKLWEVSEKLVGLA, from the exons ATGGCTCTCCAAGCAGCTTCATTGCTCCCACCCACCATCTCCATTCTCAAAGAG GCCAAATCCAATGCTTGTCTTAAAGAGACAACTCTGTTTGGTGTTCCATTTTCAACCCATTTCAGCTTTCCTCTTCATTTAACTCAG GAACTCAGGAAAAAGGGAGTAGCTGCCGGAATTGTTCGAGCACAAACAGCTGCTACAACACCGGCAGTCGATCGGGCTGCTCCACAAGGGAAGAAGACCTTGAGAAAGGGTACTGTGATAATAACCGGTGCGTCGTCCGGTTTAGGCCTAGCGACAGCCAAGGCTCTTGCCGAGACAGGGGAATGGCATGTAATCATGGCGTGTAGAAATTTTCTCAAGGCTGAGAAAGCTGCTAAATCGGTTGGCATTACGAAGGAGAATTATTCCGTGATGCATTTGGACCTTGCGTCGCTTGAAAGTGTGCGGCAATTTGCGGATACCTTCCGTCGCTCGGGCAGGCCGCTTGATGCTTTGGTTTGCAATGCTGCTGTGTACTTGCCAACTGCTAAGGAACCGACTTATACTGCCGAAGGGTTCGAACTCAGCGTCGGAACAAACCATCTCGGTCATTTCCTCCTAGCAAGGCTACTCCTAGATGACCTCAAGCAGTCAGATTATCCTTATAAGCGTCTCATTATTGTCGGTTCAATTACAG GAAACACAAACACATTGGCCGGGAATGTGCCACCGAAAGCTAACCTCGGGGACCTTAGAGGTCTTGCAGGAGGCTTGAATGGAATACAGAGTTCAGCCATGATAGATGGAGGAGATTTTGATGGTGCCAAGGCATATAAAGACAGCAAAGTTTGTAATATGCTCACCATGCAAGAATTCCACAGGCGGTACAACGAGGAAACCGGAATCACCTTTGCCTCCCTTTACCCCGGTTGCATTGCAACAACAGGTCTGTTTAGGGAACACATTCCATTGTTCCGTCTTCTCTTCCCACCGTTTCAAAAGTACATTACGAAAGGCTATGTTTCGGAAGAAGAAGCTGGGGGCAGACTTGCACAG GTTGTGAGTGATCCAAGTCTTACAAAATCAGGTGTTTACTGGAGTTGGAACAAGAACTCAGAATCATTCGAAAACCAGCTTTCAAAAGAGGCAAGTGACGCGGAGAAGGCACGGAAGTTGTGGGAGGTTAGCGAGAAGTTGGTTGGTTTGGCTTAA